The region TCATCGCAGGAAACGAAATCATTCTCCAAATCTACCACGAGCGCCGAACACCAAACAACGACAGGACCATCCATGACCAAGAACGACTCAGAGAAACAAAAAGCGGTGAACGCTTGTCAGGGCATGGAAACGAAACCCTCGGCAAACAGAGCAATTTCCTCGCACACGGAGAACATATATACGAAATCAAAAATGTCGCCGAAACCCACTAGATTCGGGCTGAGCTCGGATCGCAGGGACACTTTTAAGAGGAACATGGATTCTCTGGCGCAGAAATTTTCCGGCACAGAAATCATGATAATCGAGCCAGTCCCGTCATCCGGTACCACAGTTTCCTCGAACGTAACAAGCAGTACGCAAAGGAGAGCCACAGCCACGCACACGATGCCAGCCGGAGAGGTGTTCAAATGCACACCGGTATTCATCCTGGGCGAAGAGCAACAATGCAGCGACAGTGGCAGCGATTCCGTTTCAGAAATATCGACAGACAGCTCTAGCGACCGAAGCAGTATTTATTCAGACGATTCGTTggattttatcttatatggaaAGAGTCAAGGTAGAGCCACTTTCCCATTCTCCACTACGGAAGCGCCTTCCGACAGATGGGAACACAGGCACCATACGAGGGTTTGGTCGAGAGAGTGCAACGGAGTGGTGAGCAAAGCTCTCAGCCGTTTTTCCTCAGAAACGTCGAACACGAAGTTCAGCAAAGCTACCACGCCGCCAACAGCCCATGGTAAAGCTGGATTAGAAGCTCTTCGCGAAAGGGGTGGAAACTTAGTTGTAATTCGTGAACCTGTAAGAGCTGGCAGATACACCAGATACAGCGAAGTACAATGCGAATCGGTGCAAGCACGGATTCGACGATTTCAGGTTCATGGAGCTTCGTAGATGAGTAAGCGCGTGATCTATCCGTAAAGGACTTTCTCGAGCAGCTTCAGAGTCCTGGGTCCTCGATGGACAGCAACAGGATCCTTTGTATATATTACGTTACGGTGTACAGTAAATGTAGTTTCAAGAACGCGTTGCGAGACATCGATAGTCGAAGAACTACGCTGCAAAAAACAGAAAGCTATGGGATAACTGTAAATATTACAACGAGAAGATTTGCGGGTACCGATCGCTCGTGACGCATGTTGTATATAAATTCGGACGACCGAGATTCTACGAGAGAGCGGCGGTCGACCGGACCACGTTACTCGAGTTTCGAAGgttttatcgtacataacgcaAGAGTAAAAAGAAGAGCTTATTAGTTGATTGTGGTACGGTGGTTTATGGAAGTATTTGAGCACTTCTAGAATCTTTTTACGAATTTACTATATACGGGTTATATGACACATTGTGAAATTTTCTTAGAACTGCGACGAGACACGATTTTCGTGGTCGAATTGCTAATATAATTGGAATACTCGTATTCCATTTTATAGTACTatcgaaatttcgaaaaatcgtATAACATATATAGTAAATTCACAGAAATTTTCTACACCGAGTACTCaaataattgtataaattattGCATGTAGATTGGATTCAAGGTGGCAGCAGGAGTTTCAAGCGAAACGTATCGACAGCTCGTTGTCTGCCATTACCGATAGACTGACCGGCCGTCCCTTCAAACTGTgagatagaaaaaagaaaaaaaaagaaaaaaagaaaaacgcgagTTACGCGTTCGATGCATCGAGTTGCTCGCGATACGAAAGTGGAAGATTGGTTCGTCTCGTTTCGTTTTCTCTTGTCTCGACTCTCCTCTCAACAACGTTTCACGCGAGGTCGACACTTGCGATAGTTACGCAACTGGATAAATGTCAGGCATATGTCAGACTTTGTTCGGAATTCTAGTGTAACAGCGAATGTGTATAAAGTAAAATGGCGCGCGAGCAGCTCGATGCTGAGCGGCGAGTTTGCCCAACCTAGCCATAATATTATTAGTCGCTATATAGATCGTCGTGATAACAGTAACTCGAATTACCTGGAGCTCCGTTCCACGGATCTCGCTAAAATTTCAATCCGATAACTTGGGTGCCTTTACCGTATACGTTTTAAGAGAAGTCGTGTCCCAGTCGCTTAAGCCATTAATGACCAAGCACAATAAATAGAACAGTAAAGGtaacatatataaaaatctaTTAGATCCATGGTATTCGCTATCGTATTCactagactgtggatttttatgcttTTATGGGAAATTGAATTCTTAGAGGCTATCGTAGATGAAGGCTTACCATGGTACATCTTTTGTAAATAAAGATACTGACAAAAATAACGAAGTGGGATTAAATGTGTTCTTACTTTTAAATTTGAAAGTTTTTGAATTTAAAAAGTAGAATTGATAATAAAAAGGTTATTGGTTGATATTGTTACAAGTAATAACATTgctttgttattatttattatacagaacagtaagattaaaagaaaatttcacTCGCGATAGCCTCCAGAGTAAAAGATGCAAAGATACGTAGAATTCACACAATGGGCAAAAGTGTATAAAACATGCAAGATATCGTACTCGTTCGAATGTTTAAAAAGTAATACAATTCTCCACCTATGCCATCATTTTTTTCATTCTGTCGAGAAAACTATGAATCTGCATAAACATCCACTGTCTGGGATACAATTCCGTAAtgtaaattgaaaagaaaaaaagaaattgcaaCGCTGGCTCTTGATGGGTTAAGTCGTCTAGCGTAAACGAAGCATACGCGTGCATGTAGATATAGAAATGTACGAGATACACGGGGTAGAATCTCGCGTATGAATATTTCTGCGTGTACAGGCAGTGAGCTGTACGCGACTGATCGCAAGCATTAACCGCACACTCGTAGTGCCTGCTTTTGTTTGTCCCGTTCGTAGTAGCGTATCTCTCTCCGCGGAAATACGGCTCGTTACGCCGGAAGAAAAATGAACGCGTGCACGACGGAAGAGCGTGGTGAGAGAACGAATCGATGCTTCCAAGAAGAGTCGGGTGAACGAGTCAAAGAAATCTCTCTCCAGTCTGAATAGAGTGCCTTAGTCGTACGGACGATTTAATCAATCGTACCGACGATCGATCGAAATTGAGAGCCTAAACTAGCTTTAGGCGTCTCCAATTCTTCTCGTTGGATCGATATCGTCTCTCGAGGGAGATCGGTGCCTCGTATCACAACGACCTGCCCTGCTAAATATCGCGCTGCAACACTCAAAAATGAACCTGTTAGCTGAGTTACGTTTAACCAAATGCTCCTAGAATCCTGAAGTTAAATATACGCGTGGGCTTACGATTGCTTAAAAACCAATCACCGCTTGTATCAATAATTCTCCTGTTTAGTCCGTAAAGTGACATTagaaaatcagaaaatcgaCGAACATGATCCAGTTTTTTGAACCATGGCATGTTAAAACGCTACGTCAGAAAATGACGTGAGAGTGATAAAATTAACAAAGATAAGCTCATCGTGCTCCTTCTGTGATCTTTCGAATGATAAACGACGCGAATGATATATTTATTCTTAAGTAAAATGAAACAACACGTAAAGGGATAGGAGATTTCTAGATGGAGAAAAATTACGTTTTCGAGTTCCTTCTTCGGTTAACAGGTTGACGTTTGAAGAAGCTTTTCCTTCTGCCTCTTTTCTTCTCCTATTACACATCTAGGATCTGTCGCATCTCAATGACTCAAGATACATCGCGAAACTACTGCCGTTAGTACTAAATGAGTCTTTTAGCCATTGAAATATGTATCCAGGGCGAGTTTCGTTGCGAGAAATGAAACGATCGATAGCTCTCGTCGAGCGAAATCCCGATTTTTTCAATTCTGCGCAAGTTGGCGAGTATGAAACGCataaatgtataatgtatacatATCTACGTAGACGAAGTACGAGGACGAACGCTGAAAAAAATCTCGTGGAGCTTCCACTTCCGTGGTAGAAGGGAACGTTCCGTAAATACTAGTCATATAGTTGCTCGTGCTTTTGTTCGAATTCGTTCGTTTCCCTCTGACTAGCCGCTTGAAATCGCGGTAAAATTCTCAACGTACAGTGCCTTTAGAAACATTAACGCAGGGATGGAGGAACGAGAAGGTTCGAGCAGGAGGGACGAGCACACGATCGAAATGACGAGAATCGCGCGTCGATGTCGAAACAACCATCCGACGAAGCAGCAGCGATGATGCCTATAGAAAATCGAAAATGCGTTTGGAATCGCGATCGACCGAATCGCTTTGCGTCGTTGTTTCGTGTAACCGAGTTCCTCGTAGATCGAGGAATCGAATCTTTCCCGACTTCGCGAATATTGttaatagactgcggatttttatacgtttatgGCAAGTTTAACGCTTGATCCAATTGTCTTTCTCGCTTTCCCTTCCTATACATACTTTCACATATCTTCCTTCCTCTTAgatcgtaaaatattttattcgcgaAAGATgtgaaatatacgaaatattacaaataaatatttaaacgctatctatatattttatgtattgaattataatttttaatagagaaagaaaaaaggccACCAATATATCGTacttgttatataatatttaatgcaCGAGACAAATCCCTGCTACGATTCCAACATTCTCCATCTCTTCGTAAAGTTATAAACttgtataaatatccgcagcCTAATTATTATCGCGGTGTGAGGCGTTCGTCCTTTGAAGTTTCGAAACGCACACTATCGAGATACGCGAACGCACGACACGAGACACGGGGAATATCTGACGTCTGACACGAATATAATATCTTGTCGTAGAGTATGAACACAATGAGCAAATGAAAGAGCGTGAGAGTGCGTGTTGCGTGATTTCACGATTGCCTCTGAGAATCAAAGAAAATCATAGAGACCTGTAATATAGTTTTGCTACGATGATAGAGAAAAAGGGCGTGCATTCGAAGCGAGCCGGTTTGCCATTTCTCGGGGCCAAtgcgttgttatttatttccgTCTACTTTTCTGTCCGATATCGTATTTAATTATCCCGCGTGTCGCGTTTTATTCTCGTGGCTTTTTAGTCCGATCGTTGGCCCTCGCAGAAGGGCGTGCCGTTCCTCTACCCTTTCACTCGGGCGCGCCTTGTTCTCTGATCTAATCGATTtatcaatattattattattattattattattattattattattattattattattattattattattattattattattattattattattattattattattattattattattattattattattaattattattattattattatcattacaattattattaatattattattactactattgctattattattactattattattattacactaTTATTGTAATGTTATTAATTTCGAGGTCAATTATGATGAGAAGTATCGCGCATGTAGATGCTATTAAGATCTTCTGTAAATATTTCTCTGTCattgtattaattttaataacatgCGAAATAAATCATTCGTTCAAATCATTGATACTTAAATTTTTACATACGAGTATTGGCACGCCTACCGATATTTCATGTAAATGTGCACCACAAGCGAAACACAGGACAATACAAAAGGATGATACCTACAAGAGTTGAAACAAGTGGCTAAATAGAAATTCTCAAAATTTTGTCTCTCGTCACTGCGATTAAAATTTTGCCAGAGCTTTCCAGCAAATGAAACGAGTAGGTATTATAACACCTGCTACCAGCTACCGCTAGTCACGGATAACAGATACGATTCACATACGGAAAATGGTGGATAAAGTGTCACACTCGGTGAGTCCGAGTTTTTTCCATACAGAGAACCAACGTTCCCCAAGAACGTCGGTTTTCTTTTCATCCTATAAATAGGCAGACATTTATAGCAGCCAGGTGACACGATGATTCACTGGCTGGATTTCCTGCCGAGACAAAAGTCACTGTTAAGCCCATTCTAATCTGACGCCTAGCGCGGCAAGTTCAACCTTTGCGCGTTTTATGGTTGCTCGCGTAAACGGAAAGGGATTTACTATTCGATACGAGATGTATAATTGCCAGCTTGTCCTGCTCGCATTGCACAATCTGCGACCAGTATGACCACGCACCGTGCAGATTTCTCTTACTCGTACTCTTGATGGAAAGGACATTTGTCTTATCATAATTCAGATAGGAGAGACTCACGTTTACACAGTAAAGATTTAACAAATTGCGAATCAACAGGAGGTTTAAAGCAACAGCCGTAAGAATTAAAAGCAATAAAGAAAGCAACCGAACGAGACATTTGGCTTCGTCCACCGATCTTTTCTCATCGGAAATTTCATCGTGAAACGAACCGCAAAATTCAACGTCGTTTAAAGTTGTCGATGAAAGAGACAGAGGAAGGCGGCTCGCGAGACACGCAAACGTAGAAACGAGGAATTTCGGTCGGTGAAGGGTAACCCAGGCGAACAATAAAAGCGTATAAATTCGCAAAAGCAGCGCGGACAAAAATGGAATCGCAGTGGCCTGTAATTACGGTGCTAACACGCCGCTTTTGTCGGCGACCATTTAATGTTGGCGCGCGACGCTGCAGTCAGAGTTTT is a window of Bombus affinis isolate iyBomAffi1 chromosome 12, iyBomAffi1.2, whole genome shotgun sequence DNA encoding:
- the LOC126922702 gene encoding serine/threonine-protein kinase 17A isoform X2, which translates into the protein MKFSGKYAAVRRCRERSSGRQWAAKFLRKRRRAQELRAEALHEVAVLDAAASCSRLVSLHEVFETNTEMVLVLELAPGGELQMILDRDEVPEERQVARLLKQILGGIAFLHSLNVAHLDIKPQNLVLTGEFPDCDVKLCDFGISRYISHGADIREILGTPDYVAPEVLNYEPISLATDMWSIGVLLYVLLTGCSPFGGDTKQETFCNISRCRLDFPDDLFEDVSEEARDLMRKLMVKDPNERLTVTECLQHPWFGSFDDPQPPLSLSSRPALDQSPIQDKSSQETKSFSKSTTSAEHQTTTGPSMTKNDSEKQKAVNACQGMETKPSANRAISSHTENIYTKSKMSPKPTRFGLSSDRRDTFKRNMDSLAQKFSGTEIMIIEPVPSSGTTVSSNVTSSTQRRATATHTMPAGEVFKCTPVFILGEEQQCSDSGSDSVSEISTDSSSDRSSIYSDDSLDFILYGKSQGRATFPFSTTEAPSDRWEHRHHTRVWSRECNGVVSKALSRFSSETSNTKFSKATTPPTAHGKAGLEALRERGGNLVVIREPVRAGRYTRYSEVQCESVQARIRRFQVHGAS